The Juglans regia cultivar Chandler chromosome 1, Walnut 2.0, whole genome shotgun sequence nucleotide sequence TGGAAGTGTTTTGCACAGTCTTAGGCGCTGCAGTGAACAACCTAAGAACGATGGAGATGGTTTTGTAGTACTTGAATTCGGTTTGGAGGCAGAGCATCTGAAAGTGCTATAGAGTGCACAACATTATACTGAGGCAGCGATGGATGAGGTAACCATCCTGAAACAGATAGCTGAGGGCGACTCGGATGATAAAAAATGTGTAGTGAAGCTTTTGGATAATTTCAAGCATTCGGGTCCTAATTGGCAGCATGTTTGTATGGTTTTTGAGTACTTGGGTGATAATCTTTTTACTCTTAGCAAGTATACTAATTATCGGGGATGCCCATTCATAGGGTGAAGGATAtctgttttcatattttactgGGGTTGGATTACCTGCACAAACAACTTTCTATCATATACACTGATTTGAAACCAGAAAACATATTGCTAATGGCAATGATAGACCCTGCTAAGGATCCGAGGAAGTCTGTTGCTCCTCTAATTCTTCCGAATAGCAAGGATAAGGCCGCAGTGGAGTATGgcagagaagatgaagatgaggtgtATATTCGGCCACTCTTCAAGGTCAAAACAAAGGTTGTTGAGAAAAACCTCAATCTTGTTTGGAATCAGACATTTCAGTTGAGTGCCGAAGATAAGGAGAAACATATTCCAAGCTTCAAGAAGCAGCAGCAAGATGCATCACGTCGAGAAGCAGCTGCTACAAAGAGAATGCAAGAGCTCATGCGCCAATTTGGCACAATATTGCGCCAGATTATGCAACACAAGTGGGCATGGCCTTTTATGGAACCTGTAGATGTAGAAGGTCTTAAGCTGCATGACTACTATGAGGTAATTAACAAGCCCATGGATTTCAatacaattaaaaatcaaatggagGCCAAGGATGGTACCGGATATAAGAATGTTCGGGAAATATGGGCTGATGTGAGGTTGGTTTTcaaaaatgccatgaaatataatgatgagagaAGTGATGTTCATGTTATGGCCAAAACTTTgctgaaaaattttgagaagtgGCTGCAACTCCTTCCTAAAGTTACTGAAGAGGAAAAAAGACGAGAAGAGGAGGAAGCAGAGGCACAGTTTAATATGCAGCTTGCTCAGGAGGCTGCTCATGCCAAAATGGCGAGAGATTTGAGTAATGAGCTGTATGAGCTTGATAAGCATTTAGAAGATCTCCAGAAAGTGGTTGTTCAAAAGTGCAAAAAAATTACTACCGAAGAGAAGAGGCTCCTagaggaaagaaagaaactgaGACAAGCGTGGTGGGACCCAGGTGTTGGGACAAGTGTGGGCAAGGATATcgcaccttgtggacaaggtgcTTCTATGGGGGATGGTTTGTCACAGTCCACAACCGGATTACATGGGccatgggccttgggccttggGCCAATTTACTTTCATTTACAACTTCCTTTACTTTAATGCTTCCTGTTATTTGGACTACAATAAAGTtagtgggccttgggccttagttttattttattgtatgccTTTAGTTGTGTTAGCCTGGGCCCATGTAGGgatcattttctttatgtaagAGTCAAGGGCTCTAGGGTTCATCTATCCAAaatcattaatgaaattattttcttattctcttttatctttctCTTGGAGGTTAGGTCAACCTCGAATTTGACCATTTTCTCTCACACTTTCTagttatccaaacacaatctatcAGGTGTGTTACACATTGTGCTGGCCAAATTAGCAAGTATTGAATTCACAAAGGCTTTTTGGGCACAATTTATGGGGACCATGAATAATAGTCTCGTATTGGTTATATAAGTCTATTGGATCAAATTACTTTCTTTGCGATATGAAATACTTtctttgatgttttttttttatctgttggGCAACTTTTTTGGTATGGTCTCATATTCTTCTACTTTTTTCCCTATTCCAAAATGATGTCAGTGTTCATTAAGGGCCCTTTTGATAGTT carries:
- the LOC109003607 gene encoding transcription factor GTE6-like, yielding MPIHRVKDICFHILLGLDYLHKQLSIIYTDLKPENILLMAMIDPAKDPRKSVAPLILPNSKDKAAVEYGREDEDEVYIRPLFKVKTKVVEKNLNLVWNQTFQLSAEDKEKHIPSFKKQQQDASRREAAATKRMQELMRQFGTILRQIMQHKWAWPFMEPVDVEGLKLHDYYEVINKPMDFNTIKNQMEAKDGTGYKNVREIWADVRLVFKNAMKYNDERSDVHVMAKTLLKNFEKWLQLLPKVTEEEKRREEEEAEAQFNMQLAQEAAHAKMARDLSNELYELDKHLEDLQKVVVQKCKKITTEEKRLLEERKKLRQAWWDPGVGTSVGKDIAPCGQGASMGDGLSQSTTGLHGPWALGLGPIYFHLQLPLL